The proteins below come from a single Dermatophilaceae bacterium Soc4.6 genomic window:
- the eccCa gene encoding type VII secretion protein EccCa, with product MTATTTRPSTDRDGPPGVPPGAPSEVIELRPAPALPPGESLLQGLALSALPMVGSLGSVAFVATSGHGSTQSYAAAGMFLVASLGFVAANLWRTRSGGRGRCRAVRRDYLGYLARIRAQARAGADAQRQQLTWSHPEPAALAVLVEDGARLWERTEAPRVVVRYGRSTQPSSPVLHIAESDALDEVDPLCDEAVRRLVAVHREQPHLPSVVALDDLTDIEVTGRPDDVRAVARAMIVHAATFHCPDRLVVAVVAGHRTLEHWDWVKWLPHSSSRQLRDAGGGTRLVAATIDELAPLLFAQDPRATGRPPHLVLVVDGAEAAWDHPLLPSGGRPGLTVLRLEKPRVPVGDRDDAGDCRVPAVSLDLRPSGRGAVSTDVTTTADGVTTHGQADLLGLTGAEATARRLLGAWARRLRSGDPGTLPGRGLTDLLGLGDVRALDPARSWRSRPTRDLLRVPLGTGPNGEVVHLDLKESAEQGAGPHGLLIGATGSGKSELLRTLVLGLALTHSPEVLNLVLVDFKGGATFAGMSRLPHVSAMITNLSDELTLVDRMQDALSGELTRRQELLRASGGHSSQRDYERARTSGESPDLAPLPTLLVVCDEFSELLSAKPELVDLFVAVGRLGRSLGVHLLLASQRLEEGRLRGLDSHLSYRLALRTFSAAESRAVIGVPDAYELPAVPGIGLLRDDPTSLRPFTAAYVSGPASRAVTPSDGAGGGHGRRAHPPIVPFVTGTVAQSVRGEATTGIGPLAAGGAGAAMVPAAPPSLLDVAVAAMAGHGPPAHRIWLPPLDVPDTLDALLPHRGPDGRRAGSPLPQRSPSLRIPLGTLDRPREQRREVLWADLSGPDGHVAVVGAPRSGRSTVLRTIVVGLALTHTAAEVQVYVLDFGGGSFTALRDLPHVAGVGTRTEPEVVSRIVAEVTTVLDDRERFFRAHGVDGIEGYRARRAVGGLGGLDDGWGDVVLVIDGWGTLRTELPDLEPQLQSIGQRGLTFGVHLVTSATRWMDYRASLRDVLGTRVELRLGDPMDSEIDRRLAATVPAGRPGRGLVTSGHHFLAALPRIDADPSTATLAAGICDVVAQVAGTATGPPAPRLRLLPVSVDLEQTRRLAPTCPLLLLGLGERDLRPVGLDVAQDPHLLVLGEARSGKSATLRTYLNEVRRLHTPESAQVFLVDYRRSHLGEVPDEWVADCATTADRTAELARGLAAFLAERLPGPDVSPAQLRARSWWQGREAYVVVDDHELVTASHTNPLEPLVPLLARATDVGLHVVVARRSGGFGRVHDGLLTALRDLAQPALVLSGDPSEGSVLGNLRPGPAPAGRGRLLTRDGVESLQVAWSAPVAG from the coding sequence ATGACGGCGACGACCACGAGACCCTCGACCGACCGAGACGGCCCACCTGGGGTCCCGCCCGGCGCGCCGTCCGAGGTCATCGAGCTGCGCCCTGCGCCGGCGCTGCCACCCGGTGAGAGCCTGCTCCAGGGGCTGGCCCTGTCGGCCCTGCCGATGGTCGGCTCCCTGGGCTCGGTCGCCTTCGTCGCGACGAGTGGCCACGGCTCCACGCAGAGCTATGCCGCGGCCGGGATGTTCCTCGTGGCCTCGCTCGGCTTCGTGGCGGCCAACCTGTGGCGCACCCGCTCAGGCGGGCGGGGCCGGTGCAGGGCCGTCCGCCGCGACTACCTCGGATACCTCGCTCGCATCCGGGCGCAGGCCCGGGCCGGTGCAGACGCCCAGCGCCAGCAGCTCACGTGGAGCCATCCCGAGCCCGCCGCCCTCGCCGTGCTGGTCGAGGACGGTGCGCGCCTCTGGGAGCGCACCGAGGCACCCCGAGTCGTGGTCCGCTACGGCCGGTCGACGCAGCCGTCGTCCCCGGTGCTGCACATCGCCGAGAGCGACGCGCTCGACGAGGTCGACCCCCTCTGCGACGAGGCGGTGCGGCGACTGGTGGCGGTTCACCGCGAGCAGCCCCACCTGCCGAGCGTCGTGGCCCTGGACGACCTGACCGACATCGAGGTCACCGGTCGGCCTGATGACGTCCGGGCCGTGGCCCGGGCGATGATCGTCCACGCCGCGACCTTCCACTGTCCAGACCGGCTGGTCGTGGCCGTGGTCGCCGGGCACCGCACGCTGGAGCACTGGGACTGGGTGAAGTGGCTCCCCCACAGCTCAAGCCGGCAGCTGCGGGACGCGGGCGGCGGCACTCGCCTGGTCGCCGCCACGATCGACGAGCTGGCTCCCCTGCTCTTCGCCCAAGACCCTCGTGCCACCGGACGTCCGCCTCATCTCGTGCTGGTCGTCGACGGCGCGGAAGCCGCGTGGGACCACCCGCTGCTACCCAGCGGTGGACGGCCGGGGCTGACGGTCCTGCGTCTCGAGAAGCCTCGGGTGCCCGTCGGCGACCGCGACGACGCCGGCGACTGCCGGGTGCCTGCGGTCTCACTGGACCTGCGCCCATCGGGTCGCGGTGCGGTCAGCACGGACGTCACCACGACGGCTGACGGGGTCACCACCCACGGCCAGGCGGACCTGCTGGGCCTGACGGGGGCAGAGGCCACGGCCCGTCGGCTCCTCGGAGCCTGGGCCCGCAGGCTCCGGTCCGGCGACCCGGGCACGCTGCCCGGTCGAGGGCTCACCGACCTGCTCGGTCTCGGCGACGTCAGGGCCCTCGACCCCGCACGGTCCTGGCGGTCTCGCCCGACCCGCGACCTGTTGCGGGTGCCCCTCGGCACGGGCCCCAATGGTGAGGTGGTGCACCTCGACCTCAAGGAGTCGGCCGAGCAGGGCGCCGGGCCGCACGGCCTGCTCATCGGGGCCACGGGCTCCGGCAAGTCGGAGCTGCTGCGCACGCTGGTCCTCGGCCTGGCCCTGACCCATTCTCCCGAGGTGCTCAACCTGGTGCTGGTCGACTTCAAGGGCGGGGCCACCTTCGCGGGGATGTCACGCCTGCCGCACGTGTCGGCCATGATCACGAACCTCTCCGACGAGCTGACCCTCGTCGACCGGATGCAGGACGCGCTGTCGGGCGAGCTCACCCGTCGCCAGGAGCTGCTGCGGGCCAGCGGCGGGCACAGCTCGCAGCGTGACTACGAGCGGGCCCGCACGAGCGGGGAGTCTCCCGACCTGGCCCCGCTGCCGACGCTGCTCGTCGTCTGCGACGAGTTCTCCGAGCTGCTGAGCGCCAAGCCCGAGCTCGTCGACCTGTTCGTCGCCGTCGGGCGGCTCGGTCGGTCCCTGGGGGTGCACCTCCTGCTGGCGTCGCAGCGACTCGAGGAGGGCCGACTACGAGGCCTCGACAGCCACCTGTCCTACCGTCTGGCCCTGCGCACCTTCTCGGCGGCGGAGTCACGAGCCGTCATCGGCGTCCCCGACGCCTACGAGCTACCGGCCGTCCCCGGGATCGGTCTGCTGCGTGACGACCCGACCTCGCTGAGGCCCTTCACCGCGGCCTACGTCTCGGGCCCGGCGAGCCGCGCCGTCACACCGTCGGACGGCGCCGGCGGGGGGCACGGGCGCAGGGCCCACCCGCCGATCGTCCCCTTCGTCACCGGGACGGTGGCCCAGTCCGTGCGTGGGGAGGCGACGACCGGGATCGGACCGCTGGCGGCGGGCGGGGCCGGGGCCGCGATGGTCCCGGCAGCGCCGCCGTCCCTGCTCGACGTCGCCGTCGCGGCGATGGCCGGGCACGGGCCACCGGCCCACCGCATCTGGCTCCCGCCCCTCGACGTCCCCGACACCCTCGATGCCCTGCTACCGCACCGGGGACCGGACGGTCGTCGCGCCGGTTCACCGCTCCCCCAGAGATCCCCGTCGCTGCGTATCCCGCTGGGCACCCTCGACCGTCCGCGCGAGCAGCGACGGGAGGTGCTGTGGGCCGACCTGTCGGGGCCGGACGGTCACGTCGCCGTCGTCGGCGCTCCGCGGTCTGGGCGGTCGACAGTGCTGCGCACGATCGTCGTCGGGCTCGCCCTCACCCACACCGCCGCCGAGGTGCAGGTCTACGTGCTCGACTTCGGTGGCGGCTCCTTCACCGCGTTGCGCGACCTGCCCCATGTGGCCGGTGTGGGCACCCGGACGGAGCCCGAGGTGGTCTCGCGGATCGTCGCCGAGGTCACGACGGTGCTCGACGACCGGGAGCGGTTCTTCCGGGCCCACGGGGTCGACGGCATCGAGGGCTACCGCGCGCGGCGGGCGGTCGGCGGGCTCGGTGGGCTCGACGACGGCTGGGGCGATGTCGTCCTCGTCATCGACGGGTGGGGGACGCTGCGCACCGAGCTCCCCGACCTCGAGCCGCAGCTGCAGTCGATCGGCCAGCGCGGCCTGACCTTCGGTGTGCACCTGGTGACGAGCGCGACCCGGTGGATGGACTACCGGGCGAGCCTGCGCGACGTCCTCGGCACCCGGGTGGAGCTGCGCCTCGGCGACCCGATGGACTCCGAGATCGACCGACGGCTCGCGGCCACGGTGCCCGCTGGTCGGCCGGGCCGCGGGCTCGTCACGTCGGGTCACCACTTCCTTGCGGCGCTCCCCCGCATCGACGCCGACCCCTCGACGGCGACACTAGCCGCCGGGATCTGCGACGTGGTCGCCCAGGTCGCCGGGACCGCAACCGGACCGCCTGCACCACGGCTGCGGCTGCTGCCCGTCAGCGTCGACCTCGAGCAGACGCGGCGCCTGGCACCCACCTGCCCCCTGCTGCTGCTGGGGCTCGGCGAGCGCGATCTGCGCCCGGTCGGTCTCGACGTGGCGCAGGACCCGCACCTGCTGGTCCTCGGGGAGGCCCGGTCAGGCAAGTCGGCGACCCTGCGCACCTACCTGAACGAGGTGCGACGGCTCCATACTCCGGAGTCGGCGCAGGTGTTCCTCGTCGACTACCGGCGCAGCCACTTGGGCGAGGTCCCCGACGAGTGGGTCGCTGACTGCGCGACGACCGCTGACCGCACGGCCGAGCTGGCCCGAGGCCTGGCGGCCTTCCTCGCGGAGCGACTCCCCGGCCCAGACGTCTCACCGGCGCAGCTGCGGGCCAGGTCGTGGTGGCAGGGTCGTGAGGCCTACGTCGTGGTCGACGACCACGAGCTGGTCACCGCGTCCCACACCAACCCCCTCGAGCCTCTCGTCCCCCTGCTCGCGCGCGCGACCGACGTGGGCCTGCACGTGGTCGTCGCCCGCCGCAGCGGTGGGTTCGGCCGTGTGCACGACGGGCTGCTCACCGCCCTGCGCGACCTGGCCCAGCCGGCGCTGGTGCTCAGCGGAGACCCGTCCGAGGGTTCCGTCCTGGGCAACCTGCGCCCCGGCCCGGCTCCGGCCGGGCGCGGACGCCTGCTCACCCGCGACGGGGTGGAGTCGCTGCAGGTCGCCTGGTCGGCGCCTGTGGCCGGGTGA
- a CDS encoding PspC domain-containing protein, with product MTTTPQSQSSGTGLDRLFATLRRSPVSRSSDHVIAGVCSGLAQRLGVSVKVVRILAVVAALLGPALVLYLAAWLMLPDGEGRVHLEQALKGGRTSSILLLVATVLVLVPDAGLHARVGWIVPLAVAGVVGWFVWNRRRSAPASAPTTAPDAAAPQSPSLVKPSQTPPPQDSWLS from the coding sequence ATGACCACCACACCTCAGTCCCAGTCCAGCGGCACGGGCCTCGACCGGCTCTTCGCCACCCTTCGTCGCAGCCCCGTGAGCCGGTCCTCCGACCACGTCATCGCCGGCGTCTGCTCCGGCCTCGCCCAGCGGTTGGGGGTCTCCGTCAAGGTCGTGCGGATCCTCGCGGTCGTCGCCGCCCTCCTCGGCCCCGCCCTCGTGCTCTACCTCGCGGCCTGGCTGATGCTGCCTGACGGCGAGGGTCGCGTGCACCTCGAGCAGGCCCTCAAGGGCGGTCGGACGTCCTCCATCCTGCTCCTGGTCGCCACCGTGCTCGTGCTGGTGCCCGACGCCGGGCTCCACGCCCGAGTCGGATGGATCGTCCCCCTGGCCGTGGCCGGCGTCGTCGGCTGGTTCGTCTGGAACCGTCGCCGGTCGGCCCCCGCCTCGGCGCCGACCACCGCACCGGATGCCGCTGCGCCGCAGTCGCCCTCCCTCGTCAAGCCCTCGCAGACCCCGCCGCCCCAGGACTCCTGGCTCTCGTGA
- a CDS encoding Pr6Pr family membrane protein: MSMLRLARPWHLLTLSAAVVALVLQLVLILQGQTTVDGVVASTGGEAVRRYFSYFTIQSNLLVAVSTFLIVSGRCDSRAFRVVRLASLVGIAVTGVVAAVALPPSPTYTTANLLCDRLLHVAVPVLTVVGWVAFGPRDRAAVRDIPPALAWPVVWLVATLSLGPVVNWYPYPFLDVGTLGLPRVLVTCLLVAVFFVALCALAVGLDARLSGRSRPSTPGHPGAV, from the coding sequence ATGTCGATGCTGCGGCTTGCCCGCCCCTGGCACCTGCTCACCCTCAGTGCGGCGGTGGTCGCGCTGGTCCTCCAGCTCGTGCTGATCCTCCAGGGGCAGACCACGGTCGACGGCGTCGTCGCCAGCACCGGGGGCGAGGCCGTGCGGCGCTACTTCTCGTACTTCACCATCCAGTCCAACCTCCTCGTGGCCGTGTCGACCTTCCTCATCGTGAGCGGGCGTTGTGACAGTCGGGCCTTCCGCGTGGTGCGGCTGGCGTCGCTCGTCGGCATCGCGGTCACCGGGGTCGTCGCCGCGGTGGCCCTGCCCCCGTCGCCGACCTACACCACGGCCAACCTGCTCTGCGACCGGCTGCTGCACGTCGCCGTACCGGTGCTGACCGTGGTCGGCTGGGTGGCGTTCGGCCCCCGCGATCGAGCCGCGGTGCGCGACATCCCGCCGGCGCTCGCCTGGCCGGTCGTGTGGCTGGTGGCCACCCTGTCGCTCGGCCCCGTCGTCAACTGGTATCCCTACCCGTTCCTCGACGTGGGCACCCTCGGGCTGCCCCGCGTGCTGGTGACGTGCCTGCTGGTGGCGGTGTTCTTCGTGGCGCTGTGCGCCCTGGCCGTCGGGCTCGACGCCCGCCTCTCGGGGAGGTCCCGACCGTCCACTCCAGGACACCCAGGCGCGGTGTGA
- a CDS encoding zinc-binding dehydrogenase has protein sequence MTVPHGISALDAAPLTCAGLTTYKALKVAHVEPAERVGIFGIGGLGHLAVQYAHIMGGTVVAVDIEDTKLALARELGASQVVNAAETDPVAAIQAEGGLDVALVLAASPVVFEQAFASLRRAVVSSALPSRRRAPWPSRSSTR, from the coding sequence GTGACCGTGCCCCACGGCATCAGTGCGCTCGACGCAGCGCCGCTCACCTGCGCCGGCCTCACCACCTACAAGGCGCTGAAGGTCGCGCACGTCGAGCCCGCCGAGCGGGTCGGCATCTTCGGCATCGGGGGCCTGGGGCATCTCGCGGTGCAGTACGCGCACATCATGGGCGGCACCGTCGTGGCGGTCGACATCGAGGACACCAAGCTGGCACTGGCCCGAGAGCTCGGCGCCAGCCAGGTGGTCAACGCCGCCGAGACCGACCCGGTTGCCGCCATCCAGGCGGAGGGCGGGCTCGACGTCGCCCTGGTGCTGGCCGCGTCACCGGTCGTCTTCGAGCAAGCCTTCGCGTCACTGCGCCGCGCGGTCGTCTCGTCTGCGTTGCCCTCCCGCCGAAGGGCACCATGGCCATCTCGATCTTCGACACGGTGA
- a CDS encoding helix-turn-helix domain-containing protein, which translates to MAEHEAAIRADLQALSSLTLPAADDHLLDVAAAASWLGVSRATMFRLIRNDPQLRHVKVGKRTLFRPEDLRGYAARLAES; encoded by the coding sequence ATGGCCGAACACGAAGCCGCCATCAGGGCCGACCTCCAGGCACTGTCGTCCCTGACCCTGCCCGCTGCCGATGACCACCTCCTCGACGTCGCCGCCGCCGCGAGCTGGCTGGGGGTCTCCAGGGCCACGATGTTTCGCCTCATCCGCAACGACCCTCAGCTGCGTCACGTGAAGGTCGGTAAGCGCACCCTGTTCCGACCCGAGGACCTGCGTGGCTATGCCGCCCGTCTGGCGGAGTCATGA
- a CDS encoding site-specific integrase yields the protein MSPTRSANGRSSIYRDTGGTWHGWVTMGRDENGRAVRRHVRARTKAAATDRVTELEGQRRSTAQLAATNSRQTLGQWLDEWLVHIKRSRKTRTFTTYESLVRTHCAGLRDTQLNTVTVRQIDDLLDHVATTVSPTTAGNVHRTLRAAFSTAVRRGLIPANPCRYATVARVHHVEVQPLTVPDVHQILTAAKCQRNAPRWSVALALGLRQGEALALKWSDLDLDAGTLTVRRQLQRHPWEHGCSEAAPAHTPARCPHRHGGGLRFDDTKSGAGRRRLAIPPQMLPHMLDHRRAQAEERLRAGSGWRDLELVFARPDGSPIDPRTDYQTWKTLLATAGVRAARLHDARHTAATLLLAQGVDGRVVMSLMGWSQAVLLTRYQHVMDSMRIDAAERVGHAIWGDAGF from the coding sequence ATGAGCCCGACCCGGTCGGCCAACGGCCGATCCTCGATCTACCGGGACACCGGTGGGACGTGGCACGGGTGGGTCACGATGGGGCGCGATGAGAACGGTCGGGCCGTCCGCCGCCACGTCCGCGCCCGCACCAAGGCGGCCGCGACCGATCGCGTCACCGAGCTCGAAGGCCAGCGCCGCAGCACCGCACAGCTCGCCGCCACCAACTCGCGCCAAACCCTCGGCCAATGGCTCGACGAGTGGCTCGTGCACATCAAGCGCAGCCGCAAGACGAGGACGTTCACCACCTACGAGTCACTGGTGCGCACCCACTGCGCGGGTCTGCGGGACACCCAGCTGAACACCGTCACCGTGCGTCAGATTGACGACCTCCTCGACCACGTCGCGACGACGGTCAGCCCGACCACTGCCGGCAACGTGCACCGCACCCTGCGGGCCGCGTTCTCGACAGCGGTCCGACGCGGGCTCATCCCCGCCAACCCCTGCCGGTACGCCACTGTTGCCCGGGTGCACCACGTCGAGGTCCAACCCCTGACCGTGCCCGACGTACACCAGATCCTGACGGCCGCGAAATGCCAGCGCAACGCCCCGAGATGGTCGGTCGCGCTCGCCCTCGGACTTCGCCAGGGCGAGGCCCTCGCGCTGAAGTGGAGCGACCTCGACCTCGACGCCGGCACGCTCACCGTCCGCCGCCAACTCCAGCGCCACCCATGGGAACACGGCTGCAGCGAGGCCGCGCCCGCACACACCCCCGCTCGCTGTCCCCACCGTCACGGTGGCGGGCTGCGCTTCGACGACACCAAGAGCGGGGCCGGTCGGCGCCGGCTGGCGATCCCCCCGCAGATGCTTCCCCACATGCTGGACCACCGAAGAGCACAAGCCGAGGAGCGGCTCAGGGCAGGCTCAGGATGGCGCGACCTCGAGCTCGTCTTCGCGCGACCCGACGGCTCTCCCATCGACCCCCGCACCGACTACCAAACGTGGAAGACGCTGCTGGCCACCGCTGGCGTCCGTGCCGCCCGGCTGCACGACGCCCGCCACACTGCGGCCACCCTGCTGCTCGCCCAAGGTGTCGACGGCCGCGTCGTCATGAGCCTCATGGGCTGGAGTCAAGCGGTGCTGCTCACCCGGTACCAACACGTCATGGACTCGATGCGGATCGACGCCGCCGAGAGAGTCGGCCATGCGATCTGGGGCGACGCCGGCTTCTGA